From the genome of Phlebotomus papatasi isolate M1 chromosome 2, Ppap_2.1, whole genome shotgun sequence:
AAGTGGGTCAAGTTCATATTCTGAGCCTCATTTTGCATGTTTTCGAGGAGTTGTGCCGGTGGTGGTGATCTTTGGATAATTTTCCTGTAATCCACAGCATTTTCATTGAATGGGAAGATACCCGTGGCTCTAAAACCCGAAACTACGTTATTAGGCATCTGATCCTCCTGGATAATTTTATTAAGGATCGATGGTAAGTCAAACTTATTCACCTCATTCCCATCGTGTTCAATTCGCCACTGACGCTTATACGTTTTCCAGCGGGACTTTATTGCCTTAAACACAGCCACGTCAAGTGGCTGGAGTATGTGCGTGGCATTCGGGTAAAGAGCAACCAGGATGATGCCATTATCTCGGCACATCTCACTCAATTGCAGAGAGAGATGCGACTTATGCCCGTCGAGGAAGACAATAATCGgtctttgaattttttgttcatttaggAATGGCAGGAATACATTTCCTATGTACTCATAGAAAGATGCAGCTGTCATCCAACCGCTTTCGGTTTTCCCGAGCGCCCAATGTGCGGGCGCAGAAAGGGCAGCCACTGCTGGCAATCTTGCATATTTGTATAATGTGAGCGGCGGTCCGAAACATCCACTCGCGTTCACACAAAATAACGTTGTTATATTCTCCTTGTCTGAGTTTCTTGATTCTATGTATACGTGACGACCAGCTGGTGCAAGCACAAGCTCTCCCGTCGGTGCCAGGTTAAACCCAGACTCATCCATATTCCATACGCGCTGAGGATGAGCGAGTATCGCAACGTCATCTCCTAGCTGTTGAAGCACATCCCTAAACCATTTCCTGATCTTCTCTTCAGTCACACTTCCTCGAGCTTTATTTACATATTCAGCCTGCTTTCGCCGTATTTCCGGGTGCCTTCTGAGAAAGGCATAATACCAAACTTTTGATGGTTTGATACGGATCTTGAAATTATTCGTCACTGAATGATCCTTATTTAGCTCTTGCACACTCATCAGCAAACCATCCTTTGTGACGGGAAACCCACGATTGGCTGCGTCTGAGATCCACTTTACAAGATGTTCTTCTATTTCTCGTCCCAGAACGCTATAATAACCTCTCTTGCCATAAGTTTCCATTGGGGATTTTCcactaattttatttctcaGAGTAGTGCGGGGAACATGGAATTGCTTAGCTGCTCTTCCCACTGGGGTTCCATTTTTAATTGACATCAACGCCTGGTGAAGGTTTTCTTGTGAATATGAGGTTCCTTTTTTCTTGGGCGACATTGCACATTTCCCGGAAGCTGAGTAAATAACGTAACAGACAAAATTACCCGTTTGTAGGAATTCTAATTGTAGTCAAAATCTTACCTTTATTGATAACTGAGAAGCCTTGAATCCCCTAGATACACAAATTTTAGAATTCTATTGCATTAACCAAGATCACAATCAACATAAACAATGAAAATGTCACAAGTGTTTCTAATGATATCCGTGAGGCGCGCCACAAGTAAAACGAATGGCCAAAAGTATTTACacagtaaataaaaataaaccctTTTCGCCATATGCTAATTTCCAGGAAATCTCGTAAAAAATCCTTCGAAATTGACATCATTGCGTAATTCAGCTAATTGAAGATGGGTTTtcagtgaaaattattaaatacagTACAtcgattatataaaataatttaaaattatttctcttaACCCTTaacaaatttcttaagaatGGCGCAATTTTTCTATGGCTGGTTCACCTTGTTGAGCATTATTCTAATTTCTTGGAATTAATTGAGTCAACAATGTATCCAATTAGATATTTCGTTTCCTTATAATATAAGACATGAAATATTATTCGTTTCATAATTCTGTGAACTCATCATTTATCTCAAAATGGCAATTTTATTgtaagtggccaaaagtgcttacatggccaaaagggatGACCCTACCCTAAACgtatctgcagaaaatatctctcTCGTCCTCAGAGACGACCCCGACATTCCTTCCAATTTGCAGAGAACTTTTGGCTAGCCCCAAACCAAAAGCTCTCTAAGCGGTTGCTGGAAGTACGTGACCTTGACTGTCTTAACCACCCTCCTCTTATGTAAAGGCGCCACATATGACCGAGAAAtgggaaattatttaaaatcataaGAGAAGCAATGGATTGTGAAATTTTGGGAGGAATTTCTCGGGGACATTTGGGTCAGATCAAGGTGATTGTTTAACAATGATGAATCTCTTAAGACACTTTGTCTCATCCTATAAAATTGTTGACGCTACAATGGTATTCTCAGATTTTAGCAAGGTGGCAATTCTGAGAAACCCTTAAGAGATTTCCAAGAAACGAGATTAAACTTCTAAAAAGTCCAATTATTCTcacttttaaaatcaaaatcatcTTACCTTCATCATCTTCCGAATTTTCACCTTTGTCACTCAAATTCCCCTCGTTGGGACCTTTCTGATTGTCAGCAGAAAAAGACGTGGAATCTGGAAAAGAGCAGGAGAGACAAACTCGAAGTGAAAAGATATCCGGAAATTGTATTTGTCcaaattttcattgtttttttaaataaataaattaaaagtaaaaaaaaatcattaaatttctgCTGAGTTCATGATATCTGAAAATGTCTCAATCTGTTGCATGCTTCTGCGAGATTCTTCTGCGAATTCTTGGGCAGAAGCCGGAAGATTAGCTCCAAGACAATCTCCGGCATTCCACTAAGAGATGGATATGGAGCAAGAGTTGCAATATTCTGCATGAAAATATCCCGAGCTGGAAGGATGAGTTTGTTCTTTGTTAGCAGAGAAAGCTCTGGAAGATTTCGGAAGCTCCTGAGGATACTCTTTCGATTGATCAGAGGAATGTAGCGAGAGATTGGCAAGCAAATGCTGAAGCCTGAAAGTGATTTTGGCGTAAATGTCGCAAGGAGAGAATCTGACAGTCGATACGTGACCAAAGTGAAGTCCTTGCTGAAGCTTAGGAGGCAAAATGTATGTTCCTGGAAACTCCTTGAGACCCTAAGCGACTCAATGGGAATACTAGAAGCTGCCTTTCTAACCCCTGAGCAACTGTAGAAGCCCACAAATGGGTCTCTAGACTCCTCAGGAAGATCACTCTGATGTACGAAGCCACACTCTAAGATGAGAAGATAGAGGAGTCCTACAAGAAGATTTTCCTGTGTCAGGTATTCCCCAGAGAAGCGTTCAAATAGGATTCTCATATGTTCCGGCACGGTAGACAGTGTTGCCTCTTCCACCAAATACACTCCACATCCTCCTCTACACCCTCCTAGATCCGCTGTAAAATAATACAGGCATCCTTTTATGTCCCGCAATTTGGAGGACACACACAGAAATTCAGGTGAGCACTTGACAGCCAATTTGTGAGGTTAGATCACACTCCATTCCCTTTTCACGTGCAAAAACCACCCTCCACCATGGGAATTTTCTTACCTGGACCAGCAGTGGTGTCTCCAGAAGCTTCCGCCGCAGTCTTTGAGTCAGTTTCCTGGCCAGAATTGTCTCTCACAGTTGACGCCATAAGACAAAAGCCTCCCACTCGGCACACTCAACTTTCACACTGAATAACACAAAATTTTACAGCGACACAAACACCATTTACACGTGGAATGCTTCTTCCACTCGCTAAAGATCACCTGCACTATCAAAAATACCAATTATCACAAGAATAACACGGATTTTGGGCCCAGAAATTCAGTTCATTTTTGACCGCAGAAAACACATTCAACAAGTCATCTGTCAGAGCCTCTGGCGGAAAATTACAGAAGCTGGTGCTAGATTAAgccattttcgaaaaataaattagGATTCTTAAAATAACCACGGGCTTTTTTCTAATGCATCTTAACTCTTAACTCttcacgtcattagggtcatgcagtagagttcctcaaatttgaacatttggggggtatagatgacatttctcacctcactcctcaaatttgaacaatgttttcaaaaacgtacggaattcatgtaaaattcacttttcctaaattaagaaaaataactttagtgaattttatcaattgatttttttgttaaataggtggaatttgttgaggaaattaatataattcgACAATATTggggaaacaccagagaaaaatacagtaaactctctcaaattcgggcatatgggaccgaaatgtcagccgaattagacagaaattcgggcgacatgtgcatatagatattgagtttacacactgatatatatcgtaaattgcatgaaaatcccttaataatgcaaaatcacatcaaaactaagacaaaccatgctaaatatgagcatatttgattcatttgataatcataatcgaacttgaaaaatgacaacaaacttttttcaaatgtaaccgctgcccgaattaaaaagtaggccgatcttaaaggagccgaatttgcgagagtctgtAGTTCCAATTcagaattcatgcaaaatttcttttacataacctcatattttacattttgaatgcaaccgtcgttcaaatttgaggagttcaaatttgaggaactcgactgtatatgACCAggggaaaagtttttttttgactatttacatgatttacattaattgaaatctatcggtttgtgcacgacatcataatagaaagatgtaagattcttggctaattttctcaagacttcagatattcaggaaaagaaaatatttgagatcaaaaatcacgaatttcgaactttgtgaaatgacttttctttttcattttttttatgttcatttactttttcttttagcaaaaagttctttagacacaaaatagaatatggaaagattgtatattgcatattttgatataataaactactctcaattttccagaaaagcgcgcagaattttccgggtcatatatgaccctattgtcggcaaaggaaaagtttatgaaagtgttttcgtgccaacaatgCAGTTGGGACAGTTggaacattgtttttctttgtgaaatccaggaggaaaatatcttgctcttggacatttcatcttatatctgatgaattgtaacatattttgcaatattttagagtattctgcaagcgtttcatattgtgcaattgtattgtgtgtgaataaatatgtagatatgtttatttttgccaagtaccactcaaaatattgtgacagtgattgttcaagggattaccaggaagattccttgaacaccaggagtacagtgttcataaaaacaatccagtttgccatggttttggccaaattaataacttcaagcacaaaaacttttagaaagcccgtgatatagattttgaaaatggtatgtacatttaccttgaggacaatagggtcatatatgacccggagtttttccgagttttcacgcaatggacatttttttcctctcagaactattatatttgatcataaagcattaggaaaactcaattttacatgaattcacttgctgaataaaagtgtgacacAAAAGAGTTAAAGAATAATCCATATGcacgaaaaatcgattttttgttatttacaaGGGAGAAGTACAATATCTTATAAAATTGttctgtaaaagaaattttcttttcatacttccataagaaaaatcaattttagaggAAATGAGGCACTTTAATTTtggttatatttttaaatggaactagacCTTATCAGAATTTAGCTTCATAAAATAATTgtcaagctaaattacattatgataaagcCGATAAGGCTCagatccatttaaaaataggagataaaGCCTTTTTTTCAATCAGACTACAATAAAGTTTTCAATGAATGAATAGGgcaaaatgaggtaatttggaaccatttacaatttggtacacttgagattttctcattttttcagATGaccaaagagaaaacaaagatcgcgaaattagaagaaaaagacgattaagaagaaaaggaacagattttttccatttgaatctctaaaacagtgagaaaatctcaaatgtcccaaattgtaaatggttaaaattacctcattttaccctagttGTGTTTActctaataattaattttttttaaagcaaatatgttcaaatttgcCACGATTTTTCTTAGTTatgttgtaatttttcattattgaggcatttttgaagaatttacaatgattgtGTGAGTATGCAAAAGGAGTATTTATGTCGGAGaacaaaaatcgttgcatttaaaACAGTCGAACGCCAGAATTTCTCGCCAGAATTTGAGAGTCTGCTGTACGAAAGCCTTGCAGTACTGCAGGACATAATATGAAGTAGGATAAATAAGGAATGATTGCCTTGCTGTAGGTCGATCCTACATTCGATTTACACTTTAACATGCGTATTTCGTTTGAATACAATTTTTACAGTAAATCTAGACTCAAAACAGCTACAGgtaaaattgaaaacaaaaaaagaattaatccctagggtaaattaagctaattcaaaacctgctccaaatggaaacttttcgctactccaaatggaaacgtcatttttccataataaatacagtactaaattattattatataattttcaataaccacagtttcattatttagttaattttgctccaaataaagcaaaaatccactcatattcacaaattttaatttgttaatttctcagaaaaattaatagtgtaccttttcactttcgaatttttcatcgattgatcatgttttccaatgaaaaacgcaataaggtgactgttgtttattcgttttgtttaatatttcatgtcacattttagttaaattaagtactaatctttattgttaaccgtacgtgaagttttcaaatgaaataattacttatttcgtgaacaataagagtttttctgaagtgtctgcaaatacttcaataggaaaccctagaaatatgattttttggagagattttcccattgttttagatgggaaatgagaaaagaccaggaataagaacaaatcctgcactcaggagtaactcaacaaggttttggaagcctttcgtcgcggtttcacttacactgtttgtctccaattagaaactttcccttgtctccatttggattaatatgtttccaatagaagaattttacactcgcgtatttttattgtatttaagaagttttcaaattatatctaaagaattttcactaaacagtaacattctagaagagtcaaggagtaaatttatgtaattctcttcagaaaaaaaaatgaaattaatgtgttgaatattctgtcaaagttaaagcgtctggaaattgttttgaattaggacatttacccttgtatcctttaaaattcaatagaaataaaaaataaaagtaaattaaattttttaaagtacaatcataaaaaaataaagtacaaaaaaagtttaaagtagaataaatgtgaaaaatgtacaaaaaatgtaaatgcAGAATTATTACTTACCTTATTGAGGAATTTCAATGTATTTCCTGTTTTTGAACTGAACTCAATAGCTGTGAAAAATTTGCAGGGTCTCAAAGCAATTCGTATTTTAAATGATCTTCAACGATTTTTCACTGgaaatttcaggattttattaTCAAAAGATTCCTCAGATTATAAAAGATACAATACAACAATCAAATAAGCACGAAAGATAAGACAAATAAATGTGGGCAAGTACAAAAATTAAGTGTGtgctgtaaaaataaaaataggtcCGGGAAGCAAATAACTCAAACCGCAATACTCTTGACTCTCTTGAGAGATCCGGAAGAGGAAGTTGTGGGTGATGAAGTGGTACTGGAAATTGTGGTTAGAGTATCCAGAGAACCCGTTAGGCTATCCCCAAAGGCTTTAGCTCCATCTACGAGCACAATCTTCTGCTCATCTGTCTCATTTTCCGTCACTAGTACATAAACACCCAATTTTCCTGCACTGTTGAGTATCTTGGGCCTTGGGAGTGGTAGAAAAATTCTCATCGCCCCTTCACCATCCTGACCTGCATTTAGAGAATTTCTCGAGGACATCCTTCGGATTCTCATGACCTGAACGGTATTGAAGTGAGTTATGAAGAGAATGCCATTCCGGAAGTAGAATCCCGTTGGAGTATATGTCCAGGAGATATTTTCCTGACGACTGCGACATCCGTATTCATCCGTAAACACTCCAAATTCAGCAAAACAGAGCAAGAATTCGCAATCGGTGATCTGAAAGGCGGCCAAAGGTTGCCAAGAACGCGTTGATGCAAGACTCGAATCGGACAAATCGACAAATTCCTCTGCGGCCAGGGAATTCAAATCAATCTCAAAGAATTTGTCTGAGCTCACAATTGCCGTGTAACGTGTGAAAAGTACACCAGTTACAGGAGTTGCAGTATCCAGAGCTCGTGTCGGTCTGAATTTCCCAATTTCCGTGTCAAAGCGCATTATGACGATCCGGGAAGTTGTAGCTGCGATCACCATGGCCTGATCCAGGCATTCATTGTCCCCATGAATCCGAGCAAAGTGCCAGCGTTCGTTACTCTGACGATTGGCAAAAGGAAGATCCAACATTGAAACTTCCAACTTTTCCGGTGGCTGCTGCACTCCTGGAAGCCGCCTTCCTCTGGCCAATAAATGCCTCAGATCGCACTGATAGAGGTATTCTCCACCATTTCCCACAAGAATCACCTTGGCCAGTGTAGGCGTAATCGCAATATAATTAACACACTCCAGGCCACCAATCGGAATCAATTGACGAGATTCCCGGAGATGCAGAGAATACAGTCCCGTTTCGCATCCCAGCAAAATGGTATCGTCATTCACTTCGTAAATGCAGTGGACCAAAACTGGTGGAGACAAATCTGTCGGCTTGAACAGCAACTCACCTCGATACGAATCCCCCGTCAAACTCTCACAAACTTCCCTCTCGGAACGAACAGCATCAACTTCATCAATCGCTTCCAGAGGCGGCAGAAGAGATTCACCATCGCAAGACGAAGTCACCTTGCCACGACACTTCCTGTGCACTGTACACTGACAGACACGGCAGCGCCAGAAAGTGTTGCTGGTCATAATGGGATCCTGGCACACGAGACAGTTAACATTGGGCTCATCTTCTCCTTCCATTGTCATCTCCAGATGATGCATCCTGTAACTCCGTTTCCCACTGGAATGTCGAGATAACTTCTCTTCATCGCGCTTCTGGAAGTCCTTTCGCTGTTCCTGTTCAACTTCCACATCACTGGCCTGCTTCACTTCATCCCAAACTGGCGCTGAAGGTTCTGCATAATTTAcccaaaatacaatttaaaaaatgaaagcaTTATTGgtgttatggtgctattccagtgCTTCTAAATGAAGGAGCATAATCTCTATGAACGAGATGTAGttagaaaagccttaaaaggatCCCGGAAAGGCCAAGGAATGCGCCAATCCGAACATATTCGAAATACCGAAGTCAAcgcactttaatgaatgatatggttccaagtgcttctacataatcgacttttcttttgtgttggttcttgtcatgactgttttgtggttttggaacacgacgAGGATTTTGTAAACAGTTGAGAcagaaaccaatacaaagaaaagtaggCAATGCAGAGGCACTTGAGAaccttgagaacagtaaagtgctaaaaaaaaatgtttttaagtaCATGAcggtcatgtactaaaaacaatGTTCAGACGAAAGATTTCCCCgttcaatttttcattgaataatttttagtttcatGGTgtcatttcaataaaaaataacatgttTTTCGAGCAATTTACTGTTCTCGTATgtttctgcataatcgacttttctttttaatggtAGTTGTCTCTTTTCCCCAGTTTTCGTCAAGTTTCgaaatcaccaaacagtcgtgacagaaaccagaACAAGAAAAAAGCAATTATATGCAGTAGAGCATGAAAAcagtaaaattatacaaaaaaaacctgtcaatttttattgaaatatcaccattattccaatgaaaattgaaCATGTTTTCGTTATAAATCTTCGTTATGTTCCGAAATcactaaacagtcgtgacagaaatcaaaacaagaaaagtcgattatgcagaaaaGCACGAGAgcagtaaagtgttaaaaaatcatgttaatttttattggaatagcaccattattcctATAGAAactgaacatgttttttagcacatgactgttatAAAGtggttctgcattatcgacttttctttgtgctgATTCCTCTCTCGACTGCCTTCCCAAATCTTCACTGGATTCTAAAACCattaaacagtcgtgacaaggaccaacacaaagaaaagttgattttagagaagcacatgagaacagtcatgtactaacaAATGAGCTTTGAGGGAATCTCTCAAACTACTCACATCTGCCTAAATAAAATCGATCTAGAATTGAATTTTCagtgaattttcagaaaaagtAACATGGTGATTTTTTAGTCTTGAAAAAACCATTTCCAAGAAAAAGTCTTTTTGATATCCTTAGTAAACTTTTAGCTAGCGAAATCCACCAGTTTAATCAAGATTAGGATTAACTTGTAATTTCCCCAAAt
Proteins encoded in this window:
- the LOC129800351 gene encoding uncharacterized protein LOC129800351, whose translation is MSPKKKGTSYSQENLHQALMSIKNGTPVGRAAKQFHVPRTTLRNKISGKSPMETYGKRGYYSVLGREIEEHLVKWISDAANRGFPVTKDGLLMSVQELNKDHSVTNNFKIRIKPSKVWYYAFLRRHPEIRRKQAEYVNKARGSVTEEKIRKWFRDVLQQLGDDVAILAHPQRVWNMDESGFNLAPTGELVLAPAGRHVYIESRNSDKENITTLFCVNASGCFGPPLTLYKYARLPAVAALSAPAHWALGKTESGWMTAASFYEYIGNVFLPFLNEQKIQRPIIVFLDGHKSHLSLQLSEMCRDNGIILVALYPNATHILQPLDVAVFKAIKSRWKTYKRQWRIEHDGNEVNKFDLPSILNKIIQEDQMPNNVVSGFRATGIFPFNENAVDYRKIIQRSPPPAQLLENMQNEAQNMNLTHLMHVESKIYPQKLEDFRATMIEGGPWSGDVADTSFFYFYRDMVFETYHPNLPPFLTESFVSSDILFEEVLDESILEPLELNGNTSEPHSQEKDPLALPMIWPGPTKSNRKEKNETERLFVTTSQKWVDIHQEKQTEKQKKEMAKAERKRIREEKPKTVAMARKQKK
- the LOC129800352 gene encoding uncharacterized protein LOC129800352, which gives rise to MASTVRDNSGQETDSKTAAEASGDTTAGPADLGGCRGGCGVYLVEEATLSTVPEHMRILFERFSGEYLTQENLLVGLLYLLILECGFVHQSDLPEESRDPFVGFYSCSGVRKAASSIPIESLRVSRSFQEHTFCLLSFSKDFTLVTYRLSDSLLATFTPKSLSGFSICLPISRYIPLINRKSILRSFRNLPELSLLTKNKLILPARDIFMQNIATLAPYPSLSGMPEIVLELIFRLLPKNSQKNLAEACNRLRHFQIS